The genome window GCCGCGGCGGCGGCCAGGAGCAGGGGGACCGCGGCGGCCAGGACAAGGGGGACTGCCCGGGGACCCCTCACGAGGCCCCCCCTCTCCCCGGGCCCGCCTCCAGGGCAAGGCGAAACCAGGCGCGCCGGCAGACGCGGGCCCCCCGGAGGCCCGCCCGCGTCGCCAGGGCCAGGACCTCCTCCAGCGTGAAGGCGCGCCGGACGGAGAGGGGGCCGTCCGCGCGGGTGAGGGGGTTGGGACACCAGGAGAGGAGCAGAGCGGTCAGCAGGAACCCGAGACGGCTCCGCCGGAGGTCGTTCACCAGGAGGGCGGCGCGGCTCACACGGGCCATTTCCCCCAGGACCTGGACCGCCTCCCGGTCGTCGAAGTGGTGCAGGCTGAGGTTGCAGAGAGCGAGATCCACGCTCCGGTCCCGGAGGGGGAGGGCGCGAGCGTCCCCGCGCACCAGGGTGATCTCGGGGAACGGCCGGCTGACCCGCCGGGCGACGGCGAGGGTCTGCGGGTGGCGATCCAGCGCGAGGACGCGCAGCCGGCGTCCCGCGGCGCGCGCCTGCCGGACGAGGCCGGCCGGAATATCCGCCCCCCCCGTGGCCACATCCAGGAGCGTGAGGGGTGGCCCCGCCGCCGCAAGATGGCGCGCGGTGAAGCGGGCGGCCACCCGGAAGCCGCCGAAGCACCGGTTCAACCAGGTGAGGTTTCGAAGGGCACCGGCGAGATCCGCGGAGGGGAGATCGGGGGCGTCCATCCGCTCCGCGGAGGCTGTCTCCCGGGGGAAATGGGGGAGGAGGGCCGGCCTCACCATCGGAGAAGAGCGCCCTCGGCCGCGAAGCCGGGCCCGAGGGCCATCATGAGGCCGTAGTCCCCGGCACGGGGCTCGCCGGAGGCCATGACCGCCTCCAGGACGAAGAGGACGGTGGCGGAGGACATGTTCCCGTACCGGCGGAGGATGCTCCGCGAGAAGCGGAGGTCGGTCTCGCGGAGTCCCAGACGGTGGCGGGCGTGATCGAGGACCTTGCGGCCCGCCGAGTGGAGAACCCAGAAGCGGATGGCGGCTCGTCCGAGGCCGTGGGCGGCGAGAATGCGGGTGGCCAGGGCCTCCACCATCTCTCCCCCGATTCGGCGGATGTCCTTCGACAGGAGGATCCGGGGACGGCCGCCCGGGAAGGTGAAGCCCATCAACGGGAGGTAGTCCGAGCGGAAGAGGGTGTGGTGCTCCAGGGGGACGGGACCGGCCTCCCCGGGGCCGAGGAGGGCTGCCGCGGCGCCGTCGGCAAAGATGGCGTTCGCCACCGCCGTCTCCAGACCCTCGTCCAAGACGTACGCGGCCGAACAGATCTCCACCGCCACCACCAGGGCTCGCCGGCCGGGGTGCGCCCGCAGGTAGTGACTGGCCTGCTGGAGGGCCACCATCCCGCTGGCACACCCGGTATCCCCCACGTGCACGCGTTGCACATCCTCCCGGAGCTTCAGGTCGCGGATCAGGAGGGTGTCGAGACTCGGGCACAGACGGCCGGTGCAGGTCGTCGTGACGACGAAGTCCACCGCGGCCGGCTCGACGCCCGCCTGCTCGAGGGCAGCCCCCGCGGCCTGCTGGCCCAGGGCCGGCGCGAACTCGGCGAAGCGCGCATGAAGCTGGTCGAGAGGCTCGCCGGGATCGAAGGTGGCCGGGTCAATCGCCAGGTGGCGGGTTTCGATGTCGCTGGCGGTGAAGAACTGGCGGCGGCGCGCGTCCGGGTAGCCGGAGAGCGCAAGGAGCTCGGCCTGCGTGAAGCGGTGGGGAGGGGTGGCAGTCGCAACAGCAAGGATCCGGGGGGAATCCATCCGCGGCTCGGCTCCGATCTCCGGGGAGGCGTCCTACCCGTCCCAACACGGGAAGGGAGGCGAATGTTCCCCGGGAGCGAACTGGTCCCATTATGCACATGGTCGCGCATCCTGCGCCGGCGGTCAAGGGACACTAGCTGCCCGCTGGAACAGGAGCACGAGGTAGCTCTTGCAGCGGGCAAAGGCGGCGCTGTCGAGCAAGGGAAGGCTCTCCTCCAGCCTGTGGACGCGCTTCCTGAAGAGAATCCAAAGGATCCGGGAGAGCCACGGGTGTCGCTCGTTGAGATACGCGCCTCCGAGGTCCTTCGCCGGTTCGACATAGGACCGGTAGAGCATCAGGGCCAGATCGAGGGTCGGCAGCACCCGGGCAGTGATGTCCTCCTGCCGCTTCAGCGCAAACCCGGCCCCCTCGGCAGCCCGGAGGTACCGTGCCAGCTCGTGGCCGGACCGACACTGGAGACACCCCGGCTCCTTCTTTCCCTTGACGAAATAGTCAGAGACCAAGAGGTAGCCACCGCCCCTCAGGAACCGCGCCGCCTGGGCGAGACCGGCTTCCGCCGGGATGTACTGACAGCTCTCCGCCATAAAGATCAGGTCGAAGGCTCCCGCGACGGGCGTCAGGTCCTCAAACTTGCCCAGGTGAAATTGGGCCCTTCCCCCGGTCGTGGCGCGATACCTCTCCCCCTGAGAGGGATCCGGGGAAACGCCCTCCACGCGGTAACCCGCCTCCAGCAGGAGCAGAGAATTCCGCCCCGTCCCGCAGCCGACGTCCAGGACGCGCCGGACGTCCCGGGGAACGAGCGCAATCAGGTGGCGACTGTACCCCTCCTGGGCGCGGTGAAGGTTCTCGAGCGTCAAGGCCTGGTCGGGTTCCCACAACCCGTAGTGCAGATGCTGGAGCTTCAGCACGTCGCTGTAGAAGCGCAATGCCCAGTTCACCTTGGCCATGGGCGGATCGGCAGCTCCTCCCGGCTGAACACCCGGGTCCCGAGGCCTCCGGCGAGCGGCGGCATCCATCCCCGGAAGCACGCCATGGCCTGCTTCCCGCGCAGCACGAGCGGGGAACTCGGCGGGCGGGCGGGACGGTAGTGCCGGCGTGAATCTGCCAGAGAGCGAGCGGGTGTGTCAAGAGCACAACTGGCGCGGAGTTATCCAGACTCCTGACAAGTCGACAGGACGTCTGGAGGCGGACGCAACGCCGACTTCGGGGCGGCCCGGGAGATCCCTACACGAACTTCGGCATGAGCAGCCGAGGGATGAAGAGGATCATCTCCGGGAAGAGGATGATGAGCAGGAGTGCCACGAGCATGGGCAGGAGGATGATGGCGACGTCCTTGATGACCTCGGACACCTTGACGCCTGCGATGGCGCAGTCGATCAGAAGGCACAGGCCGTAGGGTGGGGTCACGAGGCCAAAGGCCAGGGAGACCACCCCGATGATGGCGAAGTGGATCGGGTGCATCCCCACGCTGGCCGCCAGGGGTGCCAGGATCGGCGCAATAATGATAATCGAGGGAAGCGCATCAATGAAGCACCCGATGAAGAGGAAGGCAGCCGCTTCCACCAAACCCACGCTGGTCACCCCGACCCCCAATTGGCCCAAGTAGCCCACGACAGCCCTGGGAATCTGGTAGTAGGCCAGAATCCACCCGAAGGCCG of Candidatus Methylomirabilis sp. contains these proteins:
- a CDS encoding class I SAM-dependent methyltransferase is translated as MAKVNWALRFYSDVLKLQHLHYGLWEPDQALTLENLHRAQEGYSRHLIALVPRDVRRVLDVGCGTGRNSLLLLEAGYRVEGVSPDPSQGERYRATTGGRAQFHLGKFEDLTPVAGAFDLIFMAESCQYIPAEAGLAQAARFLRGGGYLLVSDYFVKGKKEPGCLQCRSGHELARYLRAAEGAGFALKRQEDITARVLPTLDLALMLYRSYVEPAKDLGGAYLNERHPWLSRILWILFRKRVHRLEESLPLLDSAAFARCKSYLVLLFQRAASVP
- a CDS encoding 3-oxoacyl-[acyl-carrier-protein] synthase III C-terminal domain-containing protein, whose amino-acid sequence is MDSPRILAVATATPPHRFTQAELLALSGYPDARRRQFFTASDIETRHLAIDPATFDPGEPLDQLHARFAEFAPALGQQAAGAALEQAGVEPAAVDFVVTTTCTGRLCPSLDTLLIRDLKLREDVQRVHVGDTGCASGMVALQQASHYLRAHPGRRALVVAVEICSAAYVLDEGLETAVANAIFADGAAAALLGPGEAGPVPLEHHTLFRSDYLPLMGFTFPGGRPRILLSKDIRRIGGEMVEALATRILAAHGLGRAAIRFWVLHSAGRKVLDHARHRLGLRETDLRFSRSILRRYGNMSSATVLFVLEAVMASGEPRAGDYGLMMALGPGFAAEGALLRW
- a CDS encoding methyltransferase domain-containing protein; amino-acid sequence: MVRPALLPHFPRETASAERMDAPDLPSADLAGALRNLTWLNRCFGGFRVAARFTARHLAAAGPPLTLLDVATGGADIPAGLVRQARAAGRRLRVLALDRHPQTLAVARRVSRPFPEITLVRGDARALPLRDRSVDLALCNLSLHHFDDREAVQVLGEMARVSRAALLVNDLRRSRLGFLLTALLLSWCPNPLTRADGPLSVRRAFTLEEVLALATRAGLRGARVCRRAWFRLALEAGPGRGGAS